One Chryseobacterium wanjuense genomic region harbors:
- a CDS encoding SRPBCC family protein, producing the protein MKTILKILGVIVLLILAYAVIAMLAFSKDYHFEKSIVINAPKEKVWQHVGSTKAFNEWNPFAKADPNIQITYSGTPGTVGDSYHWKGNDQVGEGEQTVTAVVPNEKLSSDLHFIKPWEGMAKGNFILTPEGSGTKVTWAMDNELTTMMKIMKPMMDSQMGKMFGQGLDELKKISEK; encoded by the coding sequence ATGAAAACAATTTTAAAAATTCTGGGTGTAATTGTTCTGTTAATTCTTGCATATGCTGTGATCGCTATGTTGGCTTTCAGTAAAGATTATCACTTTGAAAAATCAATCGTAATCAATGCTCCGAAAGAAAAAGTATGGCAGCACGTAGGCTCTACCAAAGCTTTCAATGAATGGAATCCGTTTGCAAAAGCAGATCCGAATATTCAGATTACCTATTCCGGAACACCGGGAACAGTGGGCGATTCTTACCACTGGAAAGGAAATGACCAGGTAGGAGAGGGAGAGCAGACCGTAACGGCCGTGGTACCCAACGAAAAATTATCCAGTGATCTGCATTTTATCAAGCCCTGGGAAGGGATGGCAAAAGGGAATTTTATTTTGACTCCGGAAGGAAGCGGAACCAAAGTAACATGGGCCATGGATAATGAGCTTACCACGATGATGAAGATCATGAAACCAATGATGGACAGCCAGATGGGAAAAATGTTTGGCCAGGGACTAGACGAACTGAAAAAGATTTCTGAAAAATAA
- a CDS encoding GreA/GreB family elongation factor: protein MEKIVFEKNHIRNYVKNVIAEKIDKLKNFIEFTLEASRDIKKTPKYDSMREEMQEEIYQMQKQLAALNDLKINMAKVLNNTTEKVQLGSLVITNKARFYISVSLGEFFFEGDRFYAISPESPMAKKMMGMRSGDEFTLNKIHQKIVEVL from the coding sequence ATGGAGAAGATAGTATTTGAGAAAAACCACATAAGAAATTATGTAAAAAACGTGATTGCTGAAAAGATCGACAAACTAAAAAACTTTATCGAATTCACACTGGAAGCAAGCCGCGATATCAAAAAGACTCCGAAGTATGACAGCATGAGAGAGGAAATGCAGGAAGAGATTTACCAGATGCAGAAACAGCTCGCAGCCTTAAACGATTTAAAAATAAACATGGCCAAAGTTCTGAACAATACCACGGAGAAGGTTCAATTGGGTTCTTTGGTGATTACCAATAAAGCACGTTTTTATATTTCAGTTTCTTTGGGTGAATTCTTTTTCGAAGGTGACCGCTTTTACGCAATTTCCCCGGAAAGCCCGATGGCCAAAAAGATGATGGGCATGAGATCCGGCGACGAGTTTACTTTGAATAAAATTCATCAGAAGATCGTGGAAGTATTGTAG
- a CDS encoding nitroreductase family protein, which translates to MNKAEVLKEIIEQRRSIFPKDYTGVEISQEIIDEILKSATFAPNHKRTKPWRFKIFKGEEKAQLASEMQAIYKASQPEQLFLEKKYNDIGFKINKADAVVSIVVNFSGMVPEWEEIAAVSMAVQNMYLTCTANGIGCYWSSPKIVEQLKESLTIEENQKCLGLFYMGNV; encoded by the coding sequence ATGAATAAAGCAGAAGTTTTAAAAGAAATCATAGAGCAAAGAAGAAGTATTTTTCCTAAAGATTATACAGGGGTAGAAATTTCTCAGGAAATTATTGATGAAATTTTAAAGTCAGCGACATTTGCCCCTAATCATAAACGCACAAAACCTTGGCGTTTCAAAATATTCAAAGGTGAGGAAAAGGCGCAATTAGCTTCAGAAATGCAGGCTATCTATAAAGCCAGTCAGCCCGAACAACTTTTTTTGGAAAAGAAATACAATGACATCGGTTTTAAAATCAATAAAGCGGATGCCGTGGTTTCCATTGTTGTCAATTTCAGCGGGATGGTTCCGGAATGGGAGGAGATTGCAGCGGTTTCCATGGCTGTCCAGAATATGTATCTTACCTGTACTGCCAACGGAATCGGATGCTACTGGAGTTCACCGAAAATCGTAGAACAATTGAAAGAATCTCTCACCA